In a genomic window of Tripterygium wilfordii isolate XIE 37 chromosome 8, ASM1340144v1, whole genome shotgun sequence:
- the LOC120003674 gene encoding heterogeneous nuclear ribonucleoprotein Q isoform X3, translated as MAEEEEMKESGDEFEKDERLELDDNEPEEYGGDYDDREIEQEDVQDEGDEPVEELEEEENIGEEEDGDMVEEEIIEEVAEEIEGEVEPEHSSEEPEHAEVYVEEEDHHDVIKERRKRKEFEVFVGGLDKDATEDDIREVFSQVGQVTEVRLMMSPLTKKNKGFAFLRFASVEQAKRAVTELKHPVINGKQCGVTPSQDSDTLFLGNICKTWTKEALKEKLKHYGVNNVDDITLVEDSNNEGINRGFAFLEFSSRSDAMDAFKRLQKRDVLFGVDRPAKVSFADSFIDPGDEIMAQVKTVFIDGLPASWDEDRVRKLLKKYGEVEKVELARNMPSAKRKDFGFVTFDSHDAAVTCAKSINNAELGEGDSKAKVRARLSRPLQRGRGKHVSRGDFRSLHGAGRAVRGPYGRPELHSLPGRGVRGIGSRLSPVSVKRPIVIRDRRPPVMSMAARGRPLPPPRSYERRAPAPSYPKSSFKRDYGRRDELPPPRRVAIDYGSRAAVERRPSSYRDEYSHSSGYSDIPGSTSRTVARRAYLDDGYSPRFERPPPSYRGGRARDYDSISGSKRPYSAMDDVPHCYSDSTVRHSRARVEYELGGSASQYGDAYGDRLGRSNMGYGSSRGSMSSQGSHGVYSSRQGMGYGGGSYGGGGGGDSEMYSSSYGGDYMSRGRDVGGSSYSSLYSGRGVGGSSYMGSGGSSSYY; from the exons ATGGCAGAGGAAGAAGAGATGAAGGAATCTGGAGATGAATTTGAAAAAGATGAGCGCTTAGAGCTCGATGATAATGAACCTGAGGAATATGGTGGCGACTACGATGATAGGGAAATAGAGCAAGAGGATGTTCAGGACGAGGGGGATGAGCCTGTGGAAGAGCTCGAGGAGGAGGAGAATATAGGCGAAGAGGAAGATGGCGATATGGTAGAGGAGGAAATCATCGAAGAGGTTGCTGAAGAAATTGAGGGTGAAGTGGAACCAGAGCATTCTAGTGAGGAACCAGAGCATGCAGAGGTTTATGTGGAGGAAGAGGATCACCATGATGTTATTAAGGAGAGACGCAAACGCAAGGAGTTTGAAGTATTTGTTGGGGGCTTGGACAAGGATGCTACCGAGGATGATATTAGGGAAGTTTTTAGTCAAGTTGGTCAAGTTACTGAAGTCAGGCTGATGATGAGTCCTCTGACCAAAAAGAACAAAGGTTTTGCGTTCTTGCGTTTTGCTTCCGTTGAACAGGCAAAGCGAGCGGTTACAGAGTTGAAACACCCAGTG ATCAATGGTAAACAATGTGGTGTCACTCCCAGTCAAGACAGTGACACTCTTTTTCTGGGTAATATATGCAAGACATGGACAAAAGAAGCT CTGAAAGAGAAACTCAAACATTATGGAGTTAACAATGTTGATGATATCACTTTGGTAGAAGATAGTAACAATGAAGGAATAAATCGGGGATTTGCATTTTTGGAATTTTCGTCTCGTTCAGATGCCATGGATGCTTTTAAGCGCCTTCAGAAGAGAGATGTTTTATTCGGTGTCGATAGACCCGCAAAGGTTTCTTTTGCCGATTCGTTCATTGACCCTGGTGATGAGATCATGGCACAG GTCAAGACTGTGTTTATTGACGGATTGCCTGCTTCTTGGGATGAGGATCGTGTGCGTAAGCTTTTAAAGAAATATGGGGAGGTCGAAAAGGTTGAGCTTGCACGGAATATGCCATCTGCTAAGAGAAaggattttggttttgttacATTTGACTCTCATGATGCTGCTGTGACATGTGCAAAAAGCATAAACAACGCAGAGTTAGGTGAAGGAGACAGCAag GCTAAAGTTAGGGCCAGGTTGTCGAGGCCACTTCAGAGAGGCAGGGGAAAACATGTGAGTCGTGGAGATTTTCGTTCTTTGCATGGGGCTGGTAGAGCTGTGAGGGGTCCATATGGTCGCCCTGAGCTACATAGCTTACCAGGGCGTGGAGTGAGAGGAATTGGAAGCCGCCTTTCCCCTGTAAGCGTGAAGAGGCCCATTGTAATAAGAGACAGACGCCCTCCTGTTATGTCAATGGCAGCAAGAGGCAGGCCGTTGCCTCCTCCTAGATCCTATGAGAGAAGAGCACCTG CTCCATCATACCCAAAAAGTAGCTTTAAGCGGGACTATGGTCGGCGTGATGAGCTTCCACCTCCTAGGAGAGTTGCAATAGATTATGGTTCCAGGGCAGCTGTGGAGAGGCGCCCGTCTTCATATAGGGATGAGTACTCACACAGCTCTGGCTATTCTGATATACCTGGAAGTACTTCCCGAACTGTGGCAAGGAGAGCTTATTTAGATGATGGCTATAGTCCGAGGTTTGAAAGGCCTCCTCCAAGTTATCGTGGCGGTCGTGCCCGTGATTATGACTCCATATCTGGGTCAAAACGGCCATATTCTGCAATG GATGATGTTCCTCACTGTTATTCTGATTCTACTGTCCGCCATTCAAGGGCTCGGGTGGAATACGAACTTGGTGGCAGTGCATCCCAATATGGGGATGCTTATGGTGATAG ACTTGGGAGATCTAATATGGGATATGGTAGCAGCCGAGGTTCTATGTCAAGTCAGGGTTCACATGGGGTATATAGCAGTCGTCAGGGAATGGGTTATGGAGGAG GTTCTTATGgtgggggtggtggtggtgattctGAAATGTACTCTTCAAGCTATGGTGGTGATTACATGTCTCGTGGACGTGAT GTTGGTGGTAGTTCTTACTCATCACTATACTCTGGTCGTGGTGTGGGTGGCAGCAGTTATATGGGCAGTGGTGGTTCCAGTTCATACTATTGA
- the LOC120003674 gene encoding heterogeneous nuclear ribonucleoprotein Q isoform X2, translated as MPPRVVKRGAAAGGLKRAGRGGRVTGKQQNSLQEEAVKVEEVQIEEKTVVEEKPVIQEKPVVVEEKLVVLANKLLDSGPGAGAGSRSDTQSAVAVKKEEEMKESGDEFEKDERLELDDNEPEEYGGDYDDREIEQEDVQDEGDEPVEELEEEENIGEEEDGDMVEEEIIEEVAEEIEGEVEPEHSSEEPEHAEVYVEEEDHHDVIKERRKRKEFEVFVGGLDKDATEDDIREVFSQVGQVTEVRLMMSPLTKKNKGFAFLRFASVEQAKRAVTELKHPVINGKQCGVTPSQDSDTLFLGNICKTWTKEALKEKLKHYGVNNVDDITLVEDSNNEGINRGFAFLEFSSRSDAMDAFKRLQKRDVLFGVDRPAKVSFADSFIDPGDEIMAQVKTVFIDGLPASWDEDRVRKLLKKYGEVEKVELARNMPSAKRKDFGFVTFDSHDAAVTCAKSINNAELGEGDSKAKVRARLSRPLQRGRGKHVSRGDFRSLHGAGRAVRGPYGRPELHSLPGRGVRGIGSRLSPVSVKRPIVIRDRRPPVMSMAARGRPLPPPRSYERRAPAPSYPKSSFKRDYGRRDELPPPRRVAIDYGSRAAVERRPSSYRDEYSHSSGYSDIPGSTSRTVARRAYLDDGYSPRFERPPPSYRGGRARDYDSISGSKRPYSAMDDVPHCYSDSTVRHSRARVEYELGGSASQYGDAYGDRLGRSNMGYGSSRGSMSSQGSHGVYSSRQGMGYGGGSYGGGGGGDSEMYSSSYGGDYMSRGRDVGGSSYSSLYSGRGVGGSSYMGSGGSSSYY; from the exons ATGCCTCCGCGAGTGGTCAAGAGAGGAGCAGCGGCTGGAGGGCTGAAGAGGGCGGGGAGAGGTGGAAGAGTGACGGGAAAGCAGCAGAATTCACTGCAGGAGGAGGCGGTGAAGGTGGAGGAGGTCCAGATCGAGGAGAAGACGGTTGTTGAGGAGAAGCCGGTGATCCAAGAGAAGCCTGTTGTCGTCGAAGAAAAACTTGTGGTTTTGGCTAATAAGCTCTTGGATTCTGGACCGGGAGCTGGAGCTGGATCAAGATCGGATACGCAGAGTGCCGTTGCGGTGAAAA AGGAAGAAGAGATGAAGGAATCTGGAGATGAATTTGAAAAAGATGAGCGCTTAGAGCTCGATGATAATGAACCTGAGGAATATGGTGGCGACTACGATGATAGGGAAATAGAGCAAGAGGATGTTCAGGACGAGGGGGATGAGCCTGTGGAAGAGCTCGAGGAGGAGGAGAATATAGGCGAAGAGGAAGATGGCGATATGGTAGAGGAGGAAATCATCGAAGAGGTTGCTGAAGAAATTGAGGGTGAAGTGGAACCAGAGCATTCTAGTGAGGAACCAGAGCATGCAGAGGTTTATGTGGAGGAAGAGGATCACCATGATGTTATTAAGGAGAGACGCAAACGCAAGGAGTTTGAAGTATTTGTTGGGGGCTTGGACAAGGATGCTACCGAGGATGATATTAGGGAAGTTTTTAGTCAAGTTGGTCAAGTTACTGAAGTCAGGCTGATGATGAGTCCTCTGACCAAAAAGAACAAAGGTTTTGCGTTCTTGCGTTTTGCTTCCGTTGAACAGGCAAAGCGAGCGGTTACAGAGTTGAAACACCCAGTG ATCAATGGTAAACAATGTGGTGTCACTCCCAGTCAAGACAGTGACACTCTTTTTCTGGGTAATATATGCAAGACATGGACAAAAGAAGCT CTGAAAGAGAAACTCAAACATTATGGAGTTAACAATGTTGATGATATCACTTTGGTAGAAGATAGTAACAATGAAGGAATAAATCGGGGATTTGCATTTTTGGAATTTTCGTCTCGTTCAGATGCCATGGATGCTTTTAAGCGCCTTCAGAAGAGAGATGTTTTATTCGGTGTCGATAGACCCGCAAAGGTTTCTTTTGCCGATTCGTTCATTGACCCTGGTGATGAGATCATGGCACAG GTCAAGACTGTGTTTATTGACGGATTGCCTGCTTCTTGGGATGAGGATCGTGTGCGTAAGCTTTTAAAGAAATATGGGGAGGTCGAAAAGGTTGAGCTTGCACGGAATATGCCATCTGCTAAGAGAAaggattttggttttgttacATTTGACTCTCATGATGCTGCTGTGACATGTGCAAAAAGCATAAACAACGCAGAGTTAGGTGAAGGAGACAGCAag GCTAAAGTTAGGGCCAGGTTGTCGAGGCCACTTCAGAGAGGCAGGGGAAAACATGTGAGTCGTGGAGATTTTCGTTCTTTGCATGGGGCTGGTAGAGCTGTGAGGGGTCCATATGGTCGCCCTGAGCTACATAGCTTACCAGGGCGTGGAGTGAGAGGAATTGGAAGCCGCCTTTCCCCTGTAAGCGTGAAGAGGCCCATTGTAATAAGAGACAGACGCCCTCCTGTTATGTCAATGGCAGCAAGAGGCAGGCCGTTGCCTCCTCCTAGATCCTATGAGAGAAGAGCACCTG CTCCATCATACCCAAAAAGTAGCTTTAAGCGGGACTATGGTCGGCGTGATGAGCTTCCACCTCCTAGGAGAGTTGCAATAGATTATGGTTCCAGGGCAGCTGTGGAGAGGCGCCCGTCTTCATATAGGGATGAGTACTCACACAGCTCTGGCTATTCTGATATACCTGGAAGTACTTCCCGAACTGTGGCAAGGAGAGCTTATTTAGATGATGGCTATAGTCCGAGGTTTGAAAGGCCTCCTCCAAGTTATCGTGGCGGTCGTGCCCGTGATTATGACTCCATATCTGGGTCAAAACGGCCATATTCTGCAATG GATGATGTTCCTCACTGTTATTCTGATTCTACTGTCCGCCATTCAAGGGCTCGGGTGGAATACGAACTTGGTGGCAGTGCATCCCAATATGGGGATGCTTATGGTGATAG ACTTGGGAGATCTAATATGGGATATGGTAGCAGCCGAGGTTCTATGTCAAGTCAGGGTTCACATGGGGTATATAGCAGTCGTCAGGGAATGGGTTATGGAGGAG GTTCTTATGgtgggggtggtggtggtgattctGAAATGTACTCTTCAAGCTATGGTGGTGATTACATGTCTCGTGGACGTGAT GTTGGTGGTAGTTCTTACTCATCACTATACTCTGGTCGTGGTGTGGGTGGCAGCAGTTATATGGGCAGTGGTGGTTCCAGTTCATACTATTGA
- the LOC120003647 gene encoding uncharacterized protein LOC120003647, whose amino-acid sequence MTSMQENFHKKRTSLFTLTISNKDTLLHVATKAGQLRFVCELFEQKPDLSQELNEDRYRPMDIATVVVNVEIVAELNKNNHGNCRLKGEDPRTPLHHASLEYVSAYNETVLHLAVKNHQVDASGVLAQSLKSFNKERVINWCATNGNTVLHLAISLKQKESVELLLENSGALEVNDINSKG is encoded by the exons ATGACTAGTATGCAAGAAAATTTCCACAAGAAAAGGACTTCACTGT TTACCCTAACAATAAGCAACAAAGACACACTTTTACATGTTGCAACTAAAGCAGGACAGTTGAGATTTGTATGTGAGCTATTTGAACAAAAGCCTGACTTATCTCAAGAACTGAATGAGGATCGATATAGGCCAATGGACATAGCTACTGTAGTTGTGAATGTGGAGATTGTTGCAGAACTCAACAAGAACAATCATGGAAATTGTCGTCTCAAAGGCGAAGATCCAAGAACACCACTTCACCATGCT TCTCTTGAATATGTGAGTGCTTACAACGAGACCGTGCTTCACCTTGCTGTGAAGAATCATCAAGTTGATGCCTCTGGTGTTCTTGCCCAGTCATTGAAAAGTTTCAACAAGGAAAGAGTCATAAATTGGTGTGCTACCAATGGAAATACTGTGTTGCATCTTGCAATTTCTCTAAAACAAAAGGAG AGTGTTGAGCTTCTCTTGGAAAATTCTGGGGCTTTGGAGGTGAATGACATAAACTCGAAGGGTTAA
- the LOC120004442 gene encoding ankyrin repeat-containing protein BDA1-like has protein sequence MDIQRLFEAARCGNVEVLRKSLQENSLILTEVVLTTSSKDTLLHVATKAKQLSFVRELLEQMPDLAHELDKDGYRPMDIAAVVGNVEIVAELNKNNRGTCRLKGKDQRTPLHHAAIHGRIEVINELVSKSPESLEDVTAYNETVLHLAVKNHQVDAFDVLVELLKSFNKEKVINWCATNGNTVLHLAISRKQKESVELLLGNFGALEVNAINSKGLTAMDILDIVMEDVNDVQLKKILEHAGAKGAQEISTMKPASTSNEAKEKYQTPHEEHSRDNFESVLKYFKFQKHRDSAGDARNALLVIAALIVSVTFQAGLQLPTSLEQLEQKDSSSTTSSNSGDPPATVVKYSYSSLASTTSLAPSESRNPAIVGLSLAQLSISEVTIFLIGNSLALSWGILIIEYLTEGFPFRRELVGSVYALMITYGFAVGSNDKPTTAIKFTLLTTSLALPSIIRYGPFCGRKLINKLKRSSSATQASQPLPISRG, from the exons ATGGATATCCAGAGATTATTTGAAGCTGCTCGCTGCGGAAACGTCGAGGTTCTACGCAAATCCCTTCAGGAGAATTCATTGATACTTACTGAAGTTGTCCTGACAACAAGCAGCAAAGACACACTTTTACATGTtgcaacaaaagcaaaacagcTGAGTTTTGTACGTGAGCTACTTGAACAAATGCCTGACTTAGCTCATGAACTGGATAAGGATGGATATAGGCCAATGGACATAGCTGCTGTTGTTGGGAATGTAGAGATTGTTGCAGAACTCAACAAGAACAACCGCGGAACTTGTCGTCTCAAAGGCAAAGATCAAAGAACACCACTTCACCATGCTGCAATCCATGGTAGAATTGAGGTTATAAATGAATTGGTATCAAAATCTCCAGAGTCTCTTGAAGATGTGACTGCTTATAACGAGACTGTGCTTCACCTTGCTGTGAAGAACCACCAAGTTGATGCCTTTGATGTTCTTGTCGAATTACTGAAAAGTTTCAACAAGGAGAAAGTCATAAATTGGTGTGCTACCAATGGAAATACTGTCTTGCACCTTGCAATTTCTCGAAAACAAAAGGAG AGTGTCGAGCTTCTCTTGGGAAATTTTGGGGCTTTGGAGGTGAATGCCATAAACTCGAAGGGCTTAACTGCTATGGATATTTTGGATATTGTTATGGAAGATGTAAATGATGTCCAGCTCAAGAAAATCCTTGAGCATGCTGGGGCGAAAGGGGCTCAAGAAATTAGCACTATGAAACCTGCATCTACTTCAAATGAAgccaaagaaaaatatcaaactcCACACGAGGAGCATTCCAGAGACAATTTTGAGAGTGTTCTAAAGTACTTCAAGTTTCAGAAGCACAGAGATTCGGCAGGCGATGCGCGAAATGCTCTGCTTGTAATTGCAGCACTAATCGTCTCCGTGACTTTTCAAGCAGGATTGCAACTTCCAACTAGCTTGGAACAGTTGGAACAAAAGGATTCAAGTTCAACAACTTCTTCTAATTCTGGTGATCCTCCAGCCACCGTTGTCAAATACTCTTATTCTAGTCTTGCTTCTACTACCTCATTGGCTCCTTCTGAATCTCGTAATCCCGCAATCGTTGGCTTAAGCCTTGCTCAGCTATCTATTTCTGAAGTTACTATCTTCCTAATTGGGAACTCATTGGCACTCTCATGGGGAATACTTATAATAGAGTATCTCACAGAAGGATTTCCTTTCCGAAGAGAGCTCGTCGGTTCTGTGTACGCTTTGATGATTACTTATGGCTTTGCAGTAGGTAGCAATGACAAACCAACAACAGCAATTAAGTTCACACTTCTGACTACCTCTCTTGCTCTACCTTCTATCATACGATACGGACCATTTTGCGGAAGAAAGCTTATCAACAAGTTGAAAAGATCTTCATCAGCTACTCAAGCTTCCCAGCCATTGCCAATCTCAAGAGGCTAA
- the LOC120003674 gene encoding heterogeneous nuclear ribonucleoprotein Q isoform X1 → MPPRVVKRGAAAGGLKRAGRGGRVTGKQQNSLQEEAVKVEEVQIEEKTVVEEKPVIQEKPVVVEEKLVVLANKLLDSGPGAGAGSRSDTQSAVAVKKEEEMKESGDEFEKDERLELDDNEPEEYGGDYDDREIEQEDVQDEGDEPVEELEEEENIGEEEDGDMVEEEIIEEVAEEIEGEVEPEHSSEEPEHAEVYVEEEDHHDVIKERRKRKEFEVFVGGLDKDATEDDIREVFSQVGQVTEVRLMMSPLTKKNKGFAFLRFASVEQAKRAVTELKHPVINGKQCGVTPSQDSDTLFLGNICKTWTKEALKEKLKHYGVNNVDDITLVEDSNNEGINRGFAFLEFSSRSDAMDAFKRLQKRDVLFGVDRPAKVSFADSFIDPGDEIMAQVKTVFIDGLPASWDEDRVRKLLKKYGEVEKVELARNMPSAKRKDFGFVTFDSHDAAVTCAKSINNAELGEGDSKAKVRARLSRPLQRGRGKHVSRGDFRSLHGAGRAVRGPYGRPELHSLPGRGVRGIGSRLSPVSVKRPIVIRDRRPPVMSMAARGRPLPPPRSYERRAPAPSYPKSSFKRDYGRRDELPPPRRVAIDYGSRAAVERRPSSYRDEYSHSSGYSDIPGSTSRTVARRAYLDDGYSPRFERPPPSYRGGRARDYDSISGSKRPYSAMDDVPHCYSDSTVRHSRARVEYELGGSASQYGDAYGDSRLGRSNMGYGSSRGSMSSQGSHGVYSSRQGMGYGGGSYGGGGGGDSEMYSSSYGGDYMSRGRDVGGSSYSSLYSGRGVGGSSYMGSGGSSSYY, encoded by the exons ATGCCTCCGCGAGTGGTCAAGAGAGGAGCAGCGGCTGGAGGGCTGAAGAGGGCGGGGAGAGGTGGAAGAGTGACGGGAAAGCAGCAGAATTCACTGCAGGAGGAGGCGGTGAAGGTGGAGGAGGTCCAGATCGAGGAGAAGACGGTTGTTGAGGAGAAGCCGGTGATCCAAGAGAAGCCTGTTGTCGTCGAAGAAAAACTTGTGGTTTTGGCTAATAAGCTCTTGGATTCTGGACCGGGAGCTGGAGCTGGATCAAGATCGGATACGCAGAGTGCCGTTGCGGTGAAAA AGGAAGAAGAGATGAAGGAATCTGGAGATGAATTTGAAAAAGATGAGCGCTTAGAGCTCGATGATAATGAACCTGAGGAATATGGTGGCGACTACGATGATAGGGAAATAGAGCAAGAGGATGTTCAGGACGAGGGGGATGAGCCTGTGGAAGAGCTCGAGGAGGAGGAGAATATAGGCGAAGAGGAAGATGGCGATATGGTAGAGGAGGAAATCATCGAAGAGGTTGCTGAAGAAATTGAGGGTGAAGTGGAACCAGAGCATTCTAGTGAGGAACCAGAGCATGCAGAGGTTTATGTGGAGGAAGAGGATCACCATGATGTTATTAAGGAGAGACGCAAACGCAAGGAGTTTGAAGTATTTGTTGGGGGCTTGGACAAGGATGCTACCGAGGATGATATTAGGGAAGTTTTTAGTCAAGTTGGTCAAGTTACTGAAGTCAGGCTGATGATGAGTCCTCTGACCAAAAAGAACAAAGGTTTTGCGTTCTTGCGTTTTGCTTCCGTTGAACAGGCAAAGCGAGCGGTTACAGAGTTGAAACACCCAGTG ATCAATGGTAAACAATGTGGTGTCACTCCCAGTCAAGACAGTGACACTCTTTTTCTGGGTAATATATGCAAGACATGGACAAAAGAAGCT CTGAAAGAGAAACTCAAACATTATGGAGTTAACAATGTTGATGATATCACTTTGGTAGAAGATAGTAACAATGAAGGAATAAATCGGGGATTTGCATTTTTGGAATTTTCGTCTCGTTCAGATGCCATGGATGCTTTTAAGCGCCTTCAGAAGAGAGATGTTTTATTCGGTGTCGATAGACCCGCAAAGGTTTCTTTTGCCGATTCGTTCATTGACCCTGGTGATGAGATCATGGCACAG GTCAAGACTGTGTTTATTGACGGATTGCCTGCTTCTTGGGATGAGGATCGTGTGCGTAAGCTTTTAAAGAAATATGGGGAGGTCGAAAAGGTTGAGCTTGCACGGAATATGCCATCTGCTAAGAGAAaggattttggttttgttacATTTGACTCTCATGATGCTGCTGTGACATGTGCAAAAAGCATAAACAACGCAGAGTTAGGTGAAGGAGACAGCAag GCTAAAGTTAGGGCCAGGTTGTCGAGGCCACTTCAGAGAGGCAGGGGAAAACATGTGAGTCGTGGAGATTTTCGTTCTTTGCATGGGGCTGGTAGAGCTGTGAGGGGTCCATATGGTCGCCCTGAGCTACATAGCTTACCAGGGCGTGGAGTGAGAGGAATTGGAAGCCGCCTTTCCCCTGTAAGCGTGAAGAGGCCCATTGTAATAAGAGACAGACGCCCTCCTGTTATGTCAATGGCAGCAAGAGGCAGGCCGTTGCCTCCTCCTAGATCCTATGAGAGAAGAGCACCTG CTCCATCATACCCAAAAAGTAGCTTTAAGCGGGACTATGGTCGGCGTGATGAGCTTCCACCTCCTAGGAGAGTTGCAATAGATTATGGTTCCAGGGCAGCTGTGGAGAGGCGCCCGTCTTCATATAGGGATGAGTACTCACACAGCTCTGGCTATTCTGATATACCTGGAAGTACTTCCCGAACTGTGGCAAGGAGAGCTTATTTAGATGATGGCTATAGTCCGAGGTTTGAAAGGCCTCCTCCAAGTTATCGTGGCGGTCGTGCCCGTGATTATGACTCCATATCTGGGTCAAAACGGCCATATTCTGCAATG GATGATGTTCCTCACTGTTATTCTGATTCTACTGTCCGCCATTCAAGGGCTCGGGTGGAATACGAACTTGGTGGCAGTGCATCCCAATATGGGGATGCTTATGGTGATAG CAGACTTGGGAGATCTAATATGGGATATGGTAGCAGCCGAGGTTCTATGTCAAGTCAGGGTTCACATGGGGTATATAGCAGTCGTCAGGGAATGGGTTATGGAGGAG GTTCTTATGgtgggggtggtggtggtgattctGAAATGTACTCTTCAAGCTATGGTGGTGATTACATGTCTCGTGGACGTGAT GTTGGTGGTAGTTCTTACTCATCACTATACTCTGGTCGTGGTGTGGGTGGCAGCAGTTATATGGGCAGTGGTGGTTCCAGTTCATACTATTGA